A region of the Mangifera indica cultivar Alphonso chromosome 10, CATAS_Mindica_2.1, whole genome shotgun sequence genome:
aaaatgaatatgaaattcaaaaactacacgtcTAAAAACCTAAGTAgtgaaaaaatatcaattttcccCCTTATATATGTTTTACTCTCTCACAAGTCCTATAGTTTTTGTTTGCTCACTCATCaattttcttatctctcacatgtcttatagtttcaaaaaattaatttccccccaacccTCGAATTCCCTCGAGTTCCTTGAAGCACCACCAGCTTATTGTTCAAATACCCCCTCCCCTCGGGGGTTTTCCCTCGCTCTCCCCCGGGTCTTTACTGTTTCAAAAATCACATTCTCCCCCACCCCATGTGACATCGTTCCAACTTGGGGAAGATTTTATTCACCCTGGGGAATCCCAAGGCCCTCTAGGTTTGATCACAGGTGAAACTAAGCTATTTTCCgataaaaaatcatcatttcaatcTCCAATTTTAACAACTATCATATCTACACATCCTATAACATAATAGCCTAAaaatattcaaccaaaacaagcaagaatcaacacattttatgcattattcaaaatcgaaacTCTAAACATTCAACATTTAAAATCTTCATCgaatcaaaataatcttaacaataaaataattcaaataagagtAAGAATGATGTACTaactttctttgttattttcgttatcgaaaacacaaaaaatgttGACGAAATTTCAAAGAAGTTAAATGAATACTGAACCTGTGGGAGACTCAGGATTTTCTCTAAATTCCAACAATGAATTTGGGGGAAATTTGGGTAgagatatgaaaattttttggtttatatacgagggcattttggtcattgcagctaaatatgatatttttgcttaatttttaacttttagagtAATTTCACCTATGCTCCTATTGTTTAGGCTAATtctttaatttccctaaaatttgttgtaaattttaaataaccattttattgtaaattttgttcTTGTCTTTTGGTTGCTATTATGTTACActaattattgattatttttagttgttggaaattttccaatcaaagaatcattaaaaataaaacttgaatttataatctCTAATTTACGGGGCCATCTCTTTTACCTGCAACCAATTATCTGGAAATTATAGTATATTTTTATGCAGGGAgaaggattatttcccatccaacttttgatgcgttcttaaAATGTCACCCACGGCAGATGGAAAACcatttttcccacccatgagccgttAACGTTACAAGAATCCGTTTGAGTGAAGGGGTATTTTAGTAATCTCAAATGTTATGTCCGTTTTATAAAAGcggaataataaaaaattgtttattaaacaCTTTTCCGTAAAAATTAAATGCGGCCGACTTTTCTGTCACATGCCATCCACCAATGCTTGACGCGTGGCGAAACTTACGGTGGAAGGAAGCTTTATTGGCTAGTTAAAGCGAAATAATTGGCGATATGTTTATGATGGATGATGTGACGAAAGGAAATGAGGACACGtagaaggaaaaagaatatGGCACCGATTTTAAAACGATAAGGAGGCGCATTTCGGTGTGCTCGTACGCAGCACCTGCAGAGAAATAAATACGCAATGATTTCAAAATCAACGGTTAATATTGCTTAGATAGAAATCAACGACTATGAGGAATTTCAAAATCGATAAGCCAATCAAATATGGACATATGTTAGGGCGTTTTTGTCATTTAATGgggttttaaataaatatcgatggaaaaaataattttttattatattgagaGCGAATGAAAAAGCGACGCATGGCCGGGTAATTTGAAACGCCATTTTGAATGAGGGAAAGAGAACGAAGGGTTTCATTTCATTCTCAAATAGCTGCATTGCCTTACGTTATTTCTCTGGAGTGTAAAAGTCCTGTGAGTTCCAAAAACTAACAATGGCCAACGACGACTGCAAAACATTGATGACGACAGTAACGGCAACATCTTTAAGAGTGAACGAAGTAGTGTTTCGACCAACGACAACGTGAAGGGTTTTCAACCACTACCTTTGAACCTACACCAACGATAATGGTTTTTCACATTGTTTGAAGCAACAACGATGACGAAGAGTACACCAACCAAGGGCTATAGAAGTTCTTTGGCCTCGAGGTTTGATCTGTCCATGTCTCATTGTTTCGTTCATAGTGTTTTAACATTATATCGTTTATGATGGTCTATTGTGTTGGTAAAAAGATTAAATGTGTTGGTGTTTGTTTATGTTAAACGGttggttttatgatttttctgctatgttggtttagggttaatgtTATGGTGATTCATTTTACATATATAGTAGGCCTAACAATTTTACGTGTGGGTTTTGCATGCTTCCCTAGGTACTGTTGTGTACGTAGggtttgtttttcttcattGGATTCGTTAActattttgttgttttacatGAAAAAATGGGTGGTTCGAGATGGATCTGAtgtttttaattaactattgATTGTAAATAAAACTTCTGATTAAGGTTTCTTTGCTATTGAATAAACTtacttatattaataatatgattgaatatggATTAAATATGATTACATGAAGAGTTGTTACATGTTTATTGTTATAGTATATATGGTTATATGTATACTGTgtactatataatatattcatacTGTTTACATGTAATACGTATGTGTAAATtgtattacatatttttatgcTATTTGTAACATGcttatataatgtattataacaTATGAATTGAGCATGCATATTGTTAATCTATTTTATGCTTGAATATTGTTTGAGGGGTGTGAACATGCATTATTTGGTATATTGGCTGGACATCTAGGAGTGCAATGCTACTGGCGCAATAAGAAAGGGTATTACCTTTAAGTCTCCTGGTTTAACAGCGCCCCGTAccaataatgtaaataaatgcGTGTTGTTTGAAGTTTATTGATTCTTTGCAAATTGCATGTTTGCATTGTCACTGTATTATGATCACATAATAGATGAACAGTTCACATGGTTGCATGTTGTTTACATGCTGTCATGTTTGCTGTAACATGCTCACCTATGTATTGTTGgatgtttgaatatttttttatggttgTGAACATACATTATTTGGTTAATGGATGAACATGTATGTTGTTTAATGGATGCATATTGAACATGCAATATTTGGTATATTGGGGATATGTCACACATAGGATGTTGCCCACGATGCGGTTTAATTTACGATTCGATGCTTGTGATATTCCGTGTGAAATTCACAATGTTGATCTAGATAAGTATAGCTACATTGTCTTTATCAAAGACTTGAAAATTGTATAGCCAATGAAGATGAAATAATGGAGTTGTATGTGAAGgagaaaataaagattcaaacaaaaaagtCTAATGGGGTAGGGAGATATATTATAGACTGTGATGAAGATATGTGTTATATGTTTGAAAAGTATACTAGGGTTGGGCTAAAAGATATTGACATGTTTGTATAATTCTTTCTAATTGCAACAGTTGGAAATATGACCCCTTTGCCACTTGAATAGTAACCTGCAGAAGCCTCACAACAACCACCCCAACCTTCACAATAGCATGCAAAAGCCTCACAACCCTCACAACAGCCTATAGAAGCCTTACAACAGCCACCCTAACCCTCACAGTAGCCTACAAAAGCCTCATAGCAACTTCCCCAACCCTCACAACAGCCTACTCAACCACCACAACCCTCACACCAACCTGCACATCCCTCGGAACACCCTCCCAACCCTCACAGCAGCCTGCACATCACTCACAACAGCCTCCCCATCTCTCACAGCACCCTAGACAACCATCAGAACAATCTCCCCAACAACCATCTGATTGGGATCATGGATTTGATGAGTATGAAGGAGAAATCTCTAATATTGAATGTAGTGACGATGACTGTCATTGGAGTGATGCCTCTCATGAAGATGCACAATTTAACGATGTTAATGATGATGtggaaaatataaatgaagataCATCTGCAGTAGTTATTGCCAATACCAATGAAGAGACAATTGAAGGTGTGAACAATGAGACAGCTAGGGGTCTATCTAATGGTGAAGAAATGAAAGTTCTGATTCATCGAGTTCTGCATGTGATCTTGTTACAAGGTTGTCTAGGTTTATGAAGGGAAAAACATTCACATATAGTGTAAATGGGAAAGTTAATTTTGAGgttagataaatttttgaaagtgttGATTATTTTAGGGAGGTATTAAGAGAGTACACACTTCAGAGGGGCTTCcaattgagaaaaatatataatgaaagaaGAGAATCAAATTAGTTTGTGCAATAAAGGGTTATCTATACCATTTTTATGCAACCATGATGGTTGATCAGCAGTCTTTCCAAATAAGAATATATGAACCCACACACACTTGTTTGAAGGTTCAGAACAACTCAAAAACTACTGCTTCTTAGATAACAAAGAAAATGAGGTGTTTTATTTGGTCACAAAGAGGGTCAACCATTAAGCCTTTGGCTGACCAACTAGAAATGGATCATTTATTAAagattagtaataaaaaattctatagGGTTAGGAAAATTGCAACTAATATGACAGTAAATAAGCATTCTGACTCATTCAATTGGTTGTTTGGGTATTGTAACATTTTGTTGGTTAGTAATCTTGATTCAAGGGTTGTTTTGAAAGTCATTAGGGAAGAAATCCCATCAACTCCAAGATTCCATAGGTTTTTTATGAGCTTTGCAGCACAAAAAAGGGGATTTATCGATGGATGTCGTCATTTTGTGGGAGTAGATGGTTGCCATCTCAAGGGTCATTTTGGGGGAGTTCTTCTGTCTGTAGTTGCATTGATGCCAATGGTGGGATATTCCCATTCGCTATTTGTGTGTGTGAGGTTGAGAATAGTGACACATGGGGGTATTTCATCAATTTACTGCATGATGTTTTGGGGGATATCAAGCTTATCACTTTCATGAGTGATAGGCAAAAAGGGTTAATAAATTCTTTACAAACACAATGGCCGAGCGCCAAAAGCAGATTCTGTTTAAGGCATGTTTATACAAACTTTAGGAAAATTTTTCCCAGGATATGCATGAAGAACCTTTTTTGGGCTGTTTGTAAAACATCTAATAAGGTTAATTTCCAACATGTATTAACAAAAGTACGGGAGGTTGATTAGACGTCACATAAATGGATCATCGAAAATGAACCCGATCAGTGGTCTAGGTTTGGATTTGATACAAATGTCAAATCTGCTCATATCACTAACAACATGAGTGAATCCTTCAACAGCTAGCTTGGAGAAGATAGAGAGATGtcaattttgagtttgttgGAACTTTATCGGAGGAGAATAATGACAAGAATTCATAATAGGCTCAAGGCAACCAGAGAGTGGGTTACCCCACTACCACCGTTGTTGTTAGCCAAGTTGAATAAGAATATTAAATCTGCTAGAAATGTGAGGATTCTTCATGCTAGTCTGATGGAGTTCGAAGTCATTGATATGTCTGTTTTGCCAAGTGGAACATACACATTGGATCTTCAAAAGAGAAGTTGTGATTGTGGCATATGGCAGATTTCTGGTGTCCCATGTCAACATATAGTGTGCTTCATACTGCAtatgaatttttctttatttgaattatttgttgATGAGAAACTCAGAATTCTAGCATATATGACAACATATAGTGGAATAATTCATCCAGTTTCAGATAAAAGGAATTGGCCTGCCCCCTCTGAAAGCAAGCTGCTCCTACCCCATAAACAACCAACCTGTGGCAAGGcaagaaaaatgagaagaagagACCCTGATGAATGAccaaagagaaaacaaatgtcCACTGTCAAATGCAGTTTATGCTAGGAAATTGGTCACAACAAGAGGTCATGTAAAAATaagggccaaatgactattttccacccaaggtatgctgtaatctcaagtttccaccatttaactatagaaataccgTTTActcacccatggccggttaaatttaaaagaatcctaacgcctgaaaattttatctctttttgcccccttaaactttaaaaactaaaatttttccctagctaagttttaaaaaatggcagtttcaccttagggtttcgtcggagatgtcgtcggagatttcaaaacgaaaccctatggtgaaactgccattttttaaaacttaggttagagaaaaattttagtttttaaattttagagaagcaaaaataaattatattttagtttattttttaatattatagagaaaatgatgattttacccttaccatcgttaattttaactgctcatggataggtatttggtatttctatagttaaagggtagaaacttgagattatagcataccttgggtgggaaatagtcttttggcctaaaaataatCCTGCTGCTGCAAACAGAAGAAATCAAAAGGTAATTATTAtacatcatttttcattattttatcataccCTCTGGTTTATTATTCCTTAActaattcttcaattttttgttttgttaacaGAGAAAGACAATACTAAGCATGACAACTTACTCAGCACGGGCACAATTTGCGGAAACTTTTTCCAACCAACCCTCACAATATGATATTAATGATCTAGATATTTATGCAATGGAATACATCTTCGtagtcaatttattttttttatttttctttctgttgGCCAGGTTGATAAATGCTGAACCAAAAAGGTTTAACTAGTGTAAATTTTGTTTCCAGAGGTCCAATTCAAGTAACTGCATCAAGCCTATTCTCTGTAGCCTTCATGAAGAGTTCACTGCATTGGGTATTTTTGGcagaactttgaaaaatgataagataatttatttttttttatatgcagCGCTCATTAAGTAGT
Encoded here:
- the LOC123227870 gene encoding uncharacterized protein LOC123227870; this translates as MTRIHNRLKATREWVTPLPPLLLAKLNKNIKSARNVRILHASLMEFEVIDMSVLPSGTYTLDLQKRSCDCGIWQISGVPCQHIVCFILHMNFSLFELFVDEKLRILAYMTTYSGIIHPVSDKRNWPAPSESKLLLPHKQPTCGKARKMRRRDPDE